In the genome of Limanda limanda chromosome 15, fLimLim1.1, whole genome shotgun sequence, one region contains:
- the tarbp1 gene encoding probable methyltransferase TARBP1 — translation MSSVLIDAVLSSSPDYDRLFESLSWPGESCPGPERLEALTAVISGLGPLLEDSDSSPFTAEKRRHIQGKIESVIWTRCLPLLGTISAQEAGEAAPGSRESTAAACRLLSTCLPLCDEAVPGRVARFVLPGLQRSEEEPGPLSVEVSGEVMAALAPALSADEQLTLSTVSAAVSCLKSLPDPRLCRVTVRLLLTLLGCCGGARKQRVLRSILDDLGCWHRADRTPGVTERTLLCVTAVSDHLLDPQSPDSPSSGEADPRLSLQFWRMVQDGLTHRDGVSRKRALYLLKRCVALSEQQQLDCPLSPSAEGEILFKWSTSRSELLKEFWEDYALVMETLEENQVHVVRPVLNRIDTLIQTTLNDSQGQGLFHPSWLLCVYQRMFHSENKSLMREGVCHLLELQVLGQPAFALAFSQFIVGPLMDVLSETSLFHRSAGQSVGDCPELGAKLQVFVATFFSSLPPENRGCVLLQLIQQLGSKHWCAVPLLFLSQALSKLPPSPVLGIDGLTALREVLRCTMITHQPLLRGASQCFLLNSALSFTDVSAVSLDDFFSFLMHFRADESLCRGTQIWSQVCVWLSNNEGSFKPRIVVDGDSTGAASKKETVRSYVEGEMQAYLRVPASTGQSEMLPDSKEADKLARAILLCVDMEKSQPSTELSKTLESLLSPLLETLSRVSTNIYLPLRKSDKSLQLVLRLLQLERSPRSQAVGGEQGDSVSVAMEKLIFQLADPIQEFILRRLCGELQELFDVERAELYLRVLRQLVVMSHSAPQHHHKVQQSDFPKLIKHSLRVLQETSSQIPSVEHQVAKAVAMASLATVCDLLEQEVIDRRSEAISALKDLSDFFYSSPSSTSQSPSSLGNFNVRLLKPHTGDCSSDLGVQGPLLQDWGRVAANFMRDQWICLNFLIKAVEIPDNSRAPDALKAALSCSMEALALLPSDLVLPVLAFMETALPQLLMDEEALCVEAVTLSWELVQGLSTNAHDFWPALRGFVSLAFHQNVLLLSHTRALTLVATLKQISTELIELSQSKCGVLGVLLQHCCQTWLPTGGGGDQDDTAFCSVFSHMDVLTEACVYGPVFRRDQRLVQDVQTYAEQLGEDVVVTSDNRDDQFPRTCVLAFLSRLDPSNPQHERVMEDLVMALLKKDNAISKSKVRYYTNSLQHRVKNRVWQTLLLLLPKLREDFVSTLLNHVFEAGFCSNQASVKYLIEWMMILILTQHPQHMDRFWGCFNTDQEKTKTSICTFLSVLVHFNIIIPNVKDKAVQLRTALNIILQWCFNHNFSVRLYALLALKRVWTLAEEGADGLGGLSDVIKTCLNQAEAMQTTGNANKNWKRIHEHFFFGAFHPIRDYSAETIFCTFPSLSELADDEWIPAWKFEKLKCFPDNPSLPVRNPAQDLSQFQPGDWIQQDKTEQDKEERWAEVQKKITPWRLGIQEQEPELQLAPPQRAARLGKLHGALLVVASLIDKPTNLGGLCRTCEIFGASALVLDSLRHVGDKHFQALSVSSELWLPLLEVKPLELTDFLQVKKSEGYCIVGVEQTANSQSLQDYQFPEKTLLLLGNEREGIPANLLQMLDVCVEIPQQGVIRSLNVHVSAALLIWEYTRQHLASGSAEVDAKRS, via the exons ATGTCTTCAGTGTTAATAGACGCGGTTCTCTCCAGCTCTCCGGACTATGACCGGCTCTTCGAGTCCTTGTCCTGGCCGGGCGAGTCGTGCCCAGGGCCGGAGCGGCTGGAGGCGCTGACCGCTGTCATCTCCGGTCTCGGTCCCCTCCTGGAGGACTCGGACTCGTCTCCGTTCACAGCCGAGAAGAGACGACACATCCAGGGTAAGATCGAGTCTGTGATCTGGACGCGGTGCCTGCCTCTCCTCGGCACAATATCCGCACAAGAAGCCGGGGAAGCGGCGCCGGGCAGCAGGGAGAGCACGGCCGCTGCCTGCCGGCTCCTGAGCACCTGCCTCCCGCTGTGTGACGAGGCCGTGCCGGGCCGGGTGGCTCGCTTCGTGCTGCCCGGTCTGCAGCGGTCAGAGGAGGAGCCGGGGCCACTCAGTGTGGAGGTGTCCGGGGAAGTCATGGCTGCCCTCGCTCCAGCCCTGTCAGCGGACGAGCAGCTCACCCTCAGCACCGTGTCCGCGGCCGTGTCCTGCCTGAAGTCCCTCCCCGACCCCCGGCTCTGCAGGGTCACGGTCCGGCTGCTCCTCACCCTGCTGGGCTGCTGCGGCGGTGCCAGGAAGCAACGCGTCCTCCGGTCGATCCTGGACGACCTGGGCTGCTGGCACCGGGCTGACCGCACCCCAGGGGTCACAGAGCGGACCCTGCTGTGCGTGACCGCCGTGTCAGACCACCTGCTGGACCCCCAGAGCCCGGACTCCCCCTCCTCCGGTGAGGCCGACCCTCGTCTGAGCCTCCAGTTCTGGAGGATGGTTCAGGATGGGCTGACCCACCGGGACGGCGTGTCCCGGAAGAGGGCCTTGTACCTGCTGAAGAGGTGCGTGGCCCTgtcggagcagcagcagctggactgCCCCCTCTCTCCATCAGCTGAAG GTGAGATCTTGTTCAAATGGTCCACAAGCAGGAGTGAGCTGCTCAAGGAGTTCTGGGAGGACTACGCTCTGGTGATGGAGACcctggaggagaaccag GTCCATGTCGTCCGGCCGGTTCTGAACAGAATAGACACGTTGATCCAAACAACACTGAATGACAGTCAAG GTCAAGGCCTCTTCCACCCGTcctggctgctgtgtgtttacCAGCGGATGTTCCACAGTGAGAATAAATCCTtgatgagagagggagtgtgtcacctgctggagctgcaggtcCTCGGACAGCCGGCCTTCGCTTTGGCCTTTTCTCAG ttCATCGTTGGGCCTTTGATGGATGTTCTGTCGGAAACGTCCCTCTTCCACAG GTCAGCTGGGCAGAGTGTAGGAGACTGTCCTGAGCTGGGGGCTAAGCTCCAAGTCTTCGTGGCCACCTTCTTCAGTAGCCTACCACCAGAGAACAGAG gttgtgtgttgctgcagctgATTCAGCAGCTGGGCTCGAAGCACTGGTGCGCCGtgcccctcctcttcctctcccaaGCTCTATCCAAGCTCCCTCCCAGTCCCGTGCTGGGGATCGACGGACTCACAGCTCTGAG GGAGGTGCTGCGCTGCACCATGATCACACATCAGCCGCTGTTAAGAGGAGCATCCCAGTGCTTCCTGCTGAACAGCGCCCTCTCTTTCACAGACGTG AGTGCAGTGAGCTTAGATGACTTCTTTAGTTTCCTGATGCATTTCCGTGCAGACGAGTCACTGTGTAGAGGGACGCAGATCTGGAGTCAG GTGTGCGTCTGGCTGTCGAACAACGAAGGCAGTTTCAAGCCCAGGATTGTGGTCGATGGTGATTCCACTGGTGCTGCCTCAAAGAAAGAAACTGTCCGAAGCTATGTTGAAGGCGAGATGCAGGCGTATCTCCGAGTTCCAGCCAGCACAG GTCAGAGTGAGATGTTACCTGACTCCAAAGAGGCGGACAAGTTGGCCAGGGCCATTCTGCTGTGTGTGGACATGGAGAAGAGTCAGCCATCCACAGAGCTCAGTAAAACGCTGGAGTCATTactctctcctctgctggaAACCCTGAGCAGAGTCAGCACCAACATTTACCTTCCTCTGCGCAAGAGTGACAAGAGCCTGCAGCTTGTGCTGCGACTGCTGCAGCTTGAACGATCACCAAGAAGTCAGGCTGTCGGAGGAGAGCAAG GCGATAGCGTGAGCGTTGCCATGGAGAAGCTCATTTTTCAACTTGCGGATCCAATCCAGGAGTTTATCTTGAGGCGGCTGTGTGGGGAGCTGCAGGAG ctATTTGATGTGGAGCGGGCAGAGCTGTATCTGAGGGTCCTGAGGCAGCTAGTGGTCATGTCTCATTCTGCGCCCCAGCACCACCATAAAGTCCAGCAGAGTGATTTCCCTAAACTCATTAAGCACAGCCTCAGGGTCCTGCAAGAAACGAGCTCGCAG ATCCCATCGGTGGAACACCAGGTAGCTAAGGCAGTTGCTATGGCATCCCTGGCCACGGTTTGTGATCTCCTGGAGCAGGAAGTGATCGACAGGAGATCAGAGGCCATTTCTGCTCTGAAAGATCTGAGCGACTTCTTCTACAGTTCACCTTCTTCTACCTCCCAGAGTCCGTCGTCTCTGGGAAACTTCAATGTACGCCTGCTGAAACCACACACAGGAGACTGCTCGAG TGATCTAGGTGTGCAGGGGCCTCTGCTGCAGGACTGGGGACGTGTCGCTGCCAACTTCATGCGGGACCAGTGGATTTGTCTGAACTTCCTGATTAAGGCTGTTGAGATTCCCGACAATTCCAGAGCACCAGACGCTCTCAAAGCCGCACTGAGCTGCAGCATGGAGGCCCTGGCACTGCTGCCCAGCGACCTGGTGCTGCCTGTGCTCGCCTTCATGGAGACGGCGCTGCCACAA TTACTGATGGATGAGGAGGCGCTGTGTGTGGAGGCTGTGACTCTGAGCTGGGAGCTGGTGCAGGGACTCAGCACGAATGCCCATGACTTCTGGCCGGCCCTGAGAGGCTTCGTCTCATTGGCTTTCCACCAGAATGTGCTCCTACTGTCACACACTCGGGCTCTGACTCTTGTGGCCACGTTGAAACAG ATTTCCACTGAGCTGATCGAGCTGTCTCAGTCAAAATGTGGAGTGTTGGGAGTCCTGCTGCAACACTGCTGTCAGACGTGGCTGCCGACAGGCGGCGGTGGCGACCAGGATGACACAGCGTTTTGTAGCGTTTTCAGCCACATGGACGTGCTCACTGAGGCCTGTGTGTATGGACCAGTGTTCAGGAGAGACCAACG acTCGTGCAGGATGTCCAAACGTATGCGGAGCAGCTTGGTGAAGATGTCGTAGTTACAAG TGATAACAGGGATGATCAGTTCCCTCGCACATGTGTATTGGCGTTCCTCAGCCGCCTGGATCCATCAAACCCGCAGCATGAAAGAGTGATGGAGGATCTAGTGATGGCTTTGTTGAAAAAG GATAACGCCATATCAAAGTCAAAAGTGCGTTACTATACCAACTCCCTGCAGCATCGTGTCAAAAACAGAGTGTGGCAAACGCTGCTGCTCTTACTGCCTAAACTCCGAGAG gacttTGTCTCCACTTTGCTGAACCATGTGTTTGAAGCTGGATTCTGCAGTAACCAAGCTTCAGTCAAGTACCTGATCGAATGGATGATGATTCTAATCCTCACTCAACATCCACAACACATGGACAGATTTTGGGGCTGTTTCAACACG GATCAAGAAAAGACCAAGACAAGCATCTGCACCTTCCTGTCAGTCCTGGTCCACTTCAACATCATCATTCCTAATGTTAAGGACAAG GCAGTGCAGTTGCGTACAGCGTTGAACATTATCCTGCAGTGGTGTTTCAACCATAACTTCAGTGTGCGCCTGTATGCCTTACTGGCCCTGAAGAGGGTGTGGACCTTGGCGGAGGAAGGGGCAGATGGTTTGGGGGGCCTGTCCGATGTGATCAAGACCTGTTTGAACCAGGCTGAGGCCATGCAAACCACTGG AAACGCCAACAAAAACTGGAAAAGGATCCATGAGCACTTCTTCTTCGGTGCCTTTCACCCTATCAGAGATTACAGCGCTGAG ACCATATTCTGCACCTTTCCCAGTCTGTCGGAGTTGGCTGACGACGAGTGGATTCCAGCGTGGAAGTTTGAGAAACTGAAGTGTTTCCCTGACAATCCATCTCTCCCTGTGAGAAATCCTGCTCAGGACCTGAGCCAGTTCCAGCCTGGAGACTGGATCCAGCAGGACAAAA CTGAGCAGGATAAGGAGGAGCGCTGGGCCGAGGTGCAGAAGAAGATCACTCCCTGGAGGTTGGGGATCCAGGAGCAGGAGCCCGAACTTCAGTTGGCTCCCCCGCAGAGGGCTGCTCGACTGGGCAAACTGCACGGCGCCCTGCTGGTGGTGGCCTCGCTCATAGACAAACCCACCAATTTAGGAG GTCTGTGCAGGACCTGTGAGATATTCGGTGCCAGTGCTCTGGTTCTGGACAGCCTCCGCCACGTCGGGGACAAACACTTCCAGGCCCTGAGCGTCTCGTCCGAGCTCTGGCTTCCTCTGTTAGAG GTGAAGCCCTTGGAGCTGACTGACTTCCTGCAGGTGAAGAAGAGCGAAGGGTACTGCATTGTTGGAGTGGAGCAGACCGCCAACAGTCAGAGTCTGCAGGACTATCAGTTCCCTGAGAAGACTCTCTTACTTCTTGG CAATGAACGGGAAGGTATTCCTGCCAACTTGCTCCAGATGTTGGACGTGTGTGTGGAGATCCCCCAACAGGGGGTCATCCGCTCCCTGAACGTGCACGTAAGCGCCGCCCTGCTCATCTGGGAATACACACGGCAACATCTGGCCTCTGGTTCAGCTGAAGTCGACGCCAAACGCAGCTGA
- the LOC133021021 gene encoding 5-hydroxytryptamine receptor: protein MEELGGSWSEPRRNGSWSGAEGPEVSGRTQLLLEILMVLMCLGAVTGNILVIAIVAATKTFHSVASVLIMNLAISDLLVGVGVMPFVALSIMNRGWVDFSHLCLYVGYTSSVYCTASVLTLAAIALDRYHSIMDCLRYSSRCTLMRTGAVVLWIWLQALVTSCPPLLGWSSVSYVVPMYSCAVNRASSPSYTAFMAALSYLVPAVVILFCYVNIVKVARSHARRIHTLEDAVQRGRNQTSAFTAGVSPQLHQFGAIHNPSSLIYHVSGQFVPDVTREDGSSISPALPNSAAEQSTPLSRRLGSILAPGPSQHHNQHGVVRLFLVISAFFFCWTPFVGVALVQATETAMFGQSSLVPPSAVTFSYWLVLLNSDINPLLYALLSKRFQGALKGLRQKIRARLGSVVGRAGEVRAEGGDFRSSDPCSLNNIPISPPSSADSSTCDVSKYSTSILPVCTDLKHFTDKLLCKVCRTENTSSSPECGGYRRVDMLQVPGWPQEGKRLPFSALTRERQATFLYGQITVRVEHDVC, encoded by the exons ATGGAGGAGCTGGGTGGCTCCTGGTCCGAGCCCCGGAGGAACGGGAGCTGGAGCGGGGCGGAGGGACCCGAGGTGTCCGGGCggactcagctgctgctggagatccTCATGGTGCTGATGTGCTTGGGCGCAGTGACAG gTAACATTCTTGTCATTGCGATTGTGGCTGCAACCAAGACTTTCCACTCCGTGGCGTCGGTGCTGATCATGAACCTGGCCATCAGCGACCTCCTGGTGGGCGTGGGAGTCATGCCGTTTGTCGCTCTGTCCATCATGAACCGTGGATGGGTTGATTTCTCT CACCTCTGTTTGTACGTGGGTTACACCTCCTCTGTGTACTGCACCGCCTCCGTCCTGACACTGGCTGCCATCGCTCTCGACCGCTACCACTCCATCATGGACTGCCTGCGCTACAGCTCCCGCTGCACCCTGATGAGGACCGGTGCTGTGGTGCTGTGGATCTGGCTGCAGGCTCTGGTCACCAGTTGCCCCCCCCTGCTGGGCTGGAGCTCTGTCAGTTACGTGGTCCCCATGTACAGCTGTGCCGTCAACCGGGCCAGCAGTCCCAGCTACACGGCCTTTATGGCCGCCCTCTCCTACCTTGTACCTGCGGTGGTCATCCTCTTCTGCTACGTGAACATTGTCAAGGTGGCACGCAGCCACGCCAGGAGGATTCATACCTTAGAGGACGCTGTCCAGCGAGGCAGGAATCAGACCTCTGCCTTCACTGCTGGTGTTTCACCTCAGCTGCATCAGTTTGGGGCAATCCACAACCCCTCTTCACTGATCTACCATGTGAGTGGTCAATTTGTGCCTGATGTCACTAGAGAAGACGGAAGTAGTATCAGCCCTGCTCTCcctaattctgctgcagagcagAGTACCCCTCTATCCAGACGTCTCGGCTCCATCTTGGCTCCCGGCCCCTCCCAGCACCATAACCAACACGGAGTGGTGCGTCTCTTCCTGGTCATCTCagccttcttcttctgctggaCACCTTTCGTGGGTGTGGCCCTCGTTCAGGCCACGGAAACTGCAATGTTTGGCCAATCCAGCCTTGTCCCGCCCTCTGCCGTGACCTTTTCATACTGGCTGGTATTGCTGAACTCTGACATCAATCCTCTTCTGTATGCTCTGCTTAGCAAACGTTTCCAGGGGGCCCTTAAGGGACTTCGGCAAAAAATAAGAGCACGCCTGGGAAGTGTGGTGGGCAGGGCAGGGGAGGTCAGAGCCGAGGGAGGCGACTTCAGGAGTAGCGACCCCTGCAGTCTGAACAACATCCCCATCAGCCCACCGTCCAGCGCGGATAGTTCAACCTGTGACGTCTCCAAGTATTCTACCTCCATCCTTCCTGTCTGTACAGAcctcaaacattttactgacaAGCTTCTATGCAAAGTGTGTCGGACCGAAAAcacctcctcatctccagaGTGTGGTGGCTATAGGAGGGTGGACATGCTACAGGTTCCCGGTTGGCCACAGGAGGGCAAAAGACTACCATTCTCTGCTCTGACCAGGGAGCGACAGGCCACGTTCCTCTATGGCCAAATAACAGTGAGAGTGGAGCATGATGTGTGTTAA